Proteins from a single region of Aphis gossypii isolate Hap1 unplaced genomic scaffold, ASM2018417v2 Contig00254, whole genome shotgun sequence:
- the LOC126553537 gene encoding uncharacterized protein LOC126553537 — MVHGPCGQLNRNSPCMLDNSCSKKYPKEYSEETLYISDNGYPTYHRPNNGLVANVRGHPVGNEFVVPYNPYLLVKYDAHINVEVCSTVKSVMYLYKYVYKGHDAATLEIRNGDEIDK; from the coding sequence ATGGTTCACGGACCGTGTGGACAACTCAACCGCAACAGTCCGTGTATGTTGGACAACAGTTGTTCAAAGAAGTATCCCAAAGAATACAGTGAAGAGACTCTGTACATTTCTGATAATGGTTACCCGACTTACCACAGACCGAACAACGGACTTGTGGCAAACGTCAGAGGTCACCCTGTCGGCAATGAGTTTGTTGTCCCGTACAACCCGTACTTGCTGGTTAAGTATGACGCACACATAAACGTTGAGGTGTGCTCTACTGTGAAGAGcgtaatgtatttgtataaatacgtatacaaGGGCCATGACGCGGCTACCTTGGAAATTCGGAATGGAGACGAAATAGATAAGTAA
- the LOC126553532 gene encoding uncharacterized protein LOC126553532, protein MAIPDDNEIEVEIIEVQMDEVMMDINEEDPLQPEEVVQGDIEFVDLLPADAEAVFEFRDIFDVLLPGVDEEFVPIPPGVPRAHVPMRDRLAGIQYELPERHDIGPLDAVCTQCGARHFSCERVNRNHFTTCCNNGQMESVCWVNHQSY, encoded by the exons ATGGCTATCCCTGATGACAACGAGATAGAGGTGGAAATTATTGAAGTCCAAATGGATGAGGTAATGATGGACATAAATGAAGAAGACCCATTGCAACCCGAGGAAGTGGTACAAGGTGACATTGAGTTTGTGGATTTACTGCCTGCTGACGCAGAGGCAGTATTTGAATTCAGGGATATATTTGACGTTTTACTACCAGGCGTCGATGAAGAG TTTGTGCCGATTCCACCGGGTGTTCCCAGAGCGCACGTGCCCATGAGAGACCGTCTGGCTGGCATTCAATATGAACTTCCAGAGCGCCATGACATTGGACCATTGGATGCCGTCTGCACGCAATGTGGTGCCCGTCATTTCTCTTGCGAACGTGTAAACAGAAATCATTTTACAACGTGTTGTAATAACGGTCAAATGGAGAGCGTGTGTTGGGTCAACCACCAGAGTTATTAA